Proteins from a single region of Nomascus leucogenys isolate Asia chromosome 21, Asia_NLE_v1, whole genome shotgun sequence:
- the RPL32 gene encoding 60S ribosomal protein L32 yields MAALRPLVKPKIVKKRTKKFIRHQSDRYVKIKRNWRKPRGIDNRVRRRFKGQILMPNIGYGSNKKTKHMLPSGFRKFLVHNVKELEVLLMCNKSYCAEIAHNVSSKNRKAIVERAAQLAIRVTNPNARLRSEENE; encoded by the exons ATGGCCGCCCTCAGACCCCTTGTGAAGCCCAAGATCGTCAAAAAGAGAACCAAGAAGTTCATCCGGCACCAGTCAGACCGATATGTCAAAATTAAG CGTAACTGGCGGAAACCCAGAGGCATTGACAACAGGGTTCGTAGAAGATTCAAGGGCCAGATCTTGATGCCCAACATTGGTTATGgaagcaacaaaaaaacaaagcacatgCTGCCCAGTGGCTTCCGGAAGTTCCTGGTCCACAACGTCAAGGAGCTGGAAGTGCTGCTGATGTGCAACAA ATCTTACTGTGCCGAGATCGCTCACAATGTTTCCTCCAAGAACCGCAAAGCCATCGTGGAAAGAGCTGCCCAATTGGCCATCAGAGTCACCAACCCCAATGCCAGGCTGCGCAGTGAAGAAAATGAGTAG